The following proteins are co-located in the Spea bombifrons isolate aSpeBom1 chromosome 3, aSpeBom1.2.pri, whole genome shotgun sequence genome:
- the LOC128482766 gene encoding vomeronasal type-2 receptor 1-like, protein MDSKMFCVILVIFIYLQDQIYVESQECRLIGKFDLHGFLESKNHELIIGGMFPFHFRTILVNDSGLEEPKSPKCEGFNFRSLRWAQAMMFAINEINRRTDILPNITLGYQIFDSCFTISKSVEATLSFLTGQNETHPNFRCSAGAPLAAVIGAGGSALSIATARILGLYYFPQVGYASSCSVLSDKFQFPSFLRTIPSDIAQSKGIAELVTYFGWTWVGTIAADDDYGKYGIKLFKEEVEKHGVCISFSETLPRIYNKEVIDKIVDTIRKSTANIIVIFSSDIDLSSLMEALAETNITGKTYISSEAWTTSALIAKPSYFSFLGGTIGFAIRRAEIPGFEQFLLDIHPEHGNDDLVYEFWEEAFNCTWPTTRAAFYTNISIEANVAGRKRNISPEHCTGREHLESIHNTYTDVSELRITYSVYKSVYTIAHALHDLDICQDGFGPFPENYCANLLDFEPWQLMYYLKQTKFQVFTNESIQFDESGDVEGYYDILNWQWNTNVSMAYTKIGHYKSTGAGANFEIKIDNSSIFWNTPNGMPPRSVCSESCIPGTRKGIRQGEPVCCFDCIACADGEITNETDARECIACPSDFWSNSHKNECVLKEVEFLATDEALGITLIFLAVFGASLVIVFAIIYVMYRETALVKANDRELSFVIQVSLVCTFMTSILFVGQPEEWSCMARQTTLALGFSLCLSCILGKTIVLMLSKRAAKSKVADKSKLIVVKPVHQKIVAVIGLTIQVGICTAYLIMKPPWVYKNMESQNIKIILECNEGSIEFLCSMFGFDVFLAILCFLTAFVARKLPDNFNEAKFITFGMLVFFIVWISFVPAYLSTRGKFKVAVEIFAILASSFGLLGCIFVPKGYIILLKPERNTEEIVGGRQVTNDKSAPATSASITSEINSTTVSTIVLDD, encoded by the exons ATGGAcagcaaaatgttttgtgttatccttgtaatatttatatatcttcaAGATCAGATTTATGTTGAAAGCCAAGAATGTAGATTAATAGGGAAATTTGATCTTCACGGATTTCTGGAATCAAAAAATCATGAACTGATTATTGGCGGCATGTTTCCATTTCACTTCAGGACTATACTTGTAAATGATTCGGGACTGGAAGAACCTAAATCACCGAAGTGTGAAGG GTTCAACTTCCGCAGTCTGCGTTGGGCCCAAGCCATGATGTTTGcgattaatgaaataaataggCGTACAGACATTCTGCCAAACATAACTTTGGGCTATCAGATTTTTGATTCATGTTTCACTATCTCAAAATCAGTAGAAGCAACCCTATCATTCCTCACCGGACAAAATGAAACCCATCCTAATTTCCGGTGCAGTGCTGGGGCCCCCCTTGCAGCGGTTATTGGAGCCGGAGGATCTGCCTTATCTATAGCAACGGCCAGAATTTTGGGACTTTACTATTTTCCACAG GTTGGATACGCTTCTTCCTGTTCCGTTCTCAGTGACAAGTTCCAGTTCCCATCATTCCTTCGCACAATACCCAGCGACATAGCCCAATCCAAAGGCATCGCTGAGCTTGTCACATACTTTGGTTGGACGTGGGTCGGAACAATAGCTGCGGATGATGATTATGGGAAATAtggcattaagctttttaaAGAAGAGGTAGAAAAGCATGGTGTTTGCATATCCTTTTCTGAAACCCTCCCAAGAATATATAACAAAGAAGTAATTGATAAAATTGTGGATACAATAAGAAAATCCACTGCAAATATCATAGTTATCTTCTCATCAGACATAGATCTGAGTTCACTAATGGAAGCCCTGGCAGAAACTAACATCACTGGAAAAACCTACATATCTAGTGAAGCTTGGACAACTTCAGCATTAATAGCGAAACCAAGTTATTTTTCGTTTCTTGGTGGAACAATTGGATTTGCTATTCGGAGAGCTGAAATACCAGGGTTTGAACAGTTCCTCCTTGATATACACCCAGAACATGGGAACGATGATTTGGTCTATGAATTTTGGGAAGAAGCATTTAATTGTACCTGGCCCACAACCAGAGCAGCTTTTTATACCAACATAAGCATTGAAGCCAATGTTGctggaagaaaaagaaacatctcTCCTGAACATTGCACAGGGAGAGAGCATCTTGAATCCatacacaatacatacacaGATGTGTCTGAGCTGCGAATTACATACAGCGTATACAAATCTGTCTATACCATCGCACATGCTCTTCATGATTTAGATATATGCCAAGATGGCTTTGGGCCTTTTCCTGAAAATTATTGTGCAAATTTACTTGACTTTGAACCATGGcaa TTGATGTACtacttaaaacaaacaaaatttcAAGTCTTTACCAATGAAAGCATACAATTTGATGAATCAGGAGACGTAGAAGGTTATTATGATATTTTAAACTGGCAATGGAATACAAATGTGTCAATGGCTTACACAAAAATTGGACATTATAAATCCACTGGTGCAGGAGCAAACTTTGAAATCAAGATAGACAACAGTTCCATATTCTGGAATACACCAAATGGAATG CCTCCGCGCTCTGTGTGCAGTGAGAGCTGCATTCCAGGAACAAGGAAAGGCATAAGACAAGGGGAGCCGGTTTGTTGCTTTGACTGTATTGCATGTGCAGATGGAGAAATAACCAATGAGACAG ATGCAAGAGAATGTATTGCGTGCCCATCAGACTTTTGGTCAAATTCACACAAGAATGAGTGTGTCTTAAAAGAAGTGGAATTCCTTGCAACTGATGAAGCTTTGGGAATCACTCTGATATTCCTGGCTGTATTCGGGGCATCCCTAGTAATAGTGTTTGCAATTATTTATGTGATGTACAGGGAAACAGCATTAGTCAAGGCAAATGATCGCGAGTTGAGCTTTGTTATCCAGGTATCCTTAGTTTGCACTTTTATGACTTCTATTCTGTTTGTTGGCCAGCCAGAAGAATGGTCATGCATGGCGCGTCAGACTACATTAGCCTTGGGATTTTCCCTTTGCCTGTCCTGTATACTTGGAAAGACTATTGTATTGATGCTATCCAAACGAGCTGCAAAATCCAAGGTTGCTGATAAAAGCAAGCTGATAGTAGTGAAGCCTGTGCATCAGAAAATTGTTGCCGTCATCGGATTGACTATTCAAGTTGGGATATGTACGGCCTATTTGATTATGAAGCCCCCTTGGGTGTACAAAAACATGGAATCCCAAAACATAAAGATAATTCTTGAGTGCAATGAAGGCTCAATTGAATTTCTATGCTCCATGTTTGGGTTTGACGTCTTTCTTGCCATACTATGCTTTTTAACCGCCTTTGTAGCTCGAAAATTACCTGATAACTTCAATGAGGCTAAATTTATTACTTTTGGCATGCTGGTCTTCTTCATCGTATGGATATCTTTTGTCCCAGCCTACTTAAGCACAAGAGGGAAATTCAAAGTAGCTGTAGAGATCTTTGCTATATTAGCGTCAAGTTTTGGCTTACTCGGCTGCATTTTTGTCCCTAAAGGATATATCATTTTGCTGAAACCAGAGagaaacactgaagaaattgtTGGTGGCCGACAGGTTACTAATGATAAGAGCGCACCAGCTACGTCTGCCTCAATCACCAGTGAAATTAACAGCACAACAGTCTCTACCATAGTGCTTGATGATTAA